Proteins from a genomic interval of Collinsella sp. zg1085:
- a CDS encoding peptidylprolyl isomerase: MFGTELHTPDYQLLGNEIALIETSRGTIRVKLDSDGAPIHVANFCELATMGFYDGLKFHRYVPGFVIQGGCPHTRDMSPEAVAAGEPGVDGMPGTGGPGWNIKAEYMTNPRNLHNDGALAMARSMAPDSAGSQFYFCLGAQHNLDANYTVFGQTEDGFEVIQSLRAGDVIERVQIIQA, from the coding sequence ATGTTTGGAACTGAACTTCATACACCTGATTATCAGCTTTTAGGCAACGAAATTGCCCTTATTGAGACTTCACGCGGAACAATTCGGGTAAAGCTTGATAGCGATGGCGCACCTATCCACGTTGCTAACTTCTGCGAGCTTGCAACTATGGGATTTTATGATGGTCTAAAGTTTCATCGCTATGTCCCTGGCTTTGTTATTCAGGGCGGATGCCCTCATACCCGTGATATGAGCCCAGAGGCTGTTGCTGCGGGAGAGCCAGGGGTCGATGGCATGCCAGGTACAGGTGGACCTGGCTGGAATATCAAGGCTGAGTACATGACCAATCCGCGCAATCTTCATAATGATGGAGCGCTTGCTATGGCTCGTTCAATGGCACCCGATTCCGCTGGGTCTCAGTTCTATTTTTGCTTAGGTGCTCAACATAATTTAGATGCTAACTACACGGTCTTTGGGCAAACTGAGGACGGATTTGAGGTTATTCAGAGCCTGCGTGCAGGTGATGTTATTGAACGGGTACAAATTATTCAAGCATAA
- a CDS encoding zinc ribbon domain-containing protein, which translates to MICPHCLMTVADETSFCPHCHAYMAASGESTEHTFIFCEGCGARLSAHDRTCAKCGRPAPGILSTSSSSEDLAAGKTAGFPRLTQNLIDTSVPDSIELTASLECYSESTADPFATDVLPVEAVTEAEQAAQASMPDRYHAPNARITRTHVILVLAACVIAAGIYIVAVDPWGLMPRLMAQIQQSAREMYPSRYGSSTGAQTEREPIDDKAQETQDTMLSEAQAYRNLTNIYTTIVAQHDALEQIINDFNSSFLASNPDARADGSASAYAARDLLQDCLNKLDTIQLADGSGYADTVAHLKELASWVLERVGMYCAAWDISRSYIGSDKPAQHQDEILAPLRERAELDAQARDNFFAHQHQYQPKPPENKR; encoded by the coding sequence GTGATTTGCCCACACTGCCTTATGACTGTTGCGGATGAGACATCGTTTTGTCCACATTGCCATGCGTATATGGCAGCCTCCGGCGAGTCCACAGAGCATACGTTCATCTTTTGCGAGGGCTGTGGTGCACGTCTGTCAGCTCATGATAGAACCTGTGCAAAATGTGGGCGACCAGCTCCTGGAATTTTGTCAACTAGTTCTTCCTCTGAAGACTTGGCAGCAGGTAAAACAGCTGGATTTCCGCGGCTTACGCAAAATTTAATTGATACCTCAGTACCAGATTCTATAGAGCTTACTGCTTCGCTTGAGTGCTACTCAGAATCAACTGCCGACCCTTTCGCAACCGATGTATTGCCAGTTGAAGCAGTAACTGAGGCAGAACAAGCTGCTCAAGCGTCTATGCCTGATCGCTATCATGCACCGAATGCGCGCATCACGCGCACGCATGTGATACTTGTACTTGCAGCCTGTGTTATAGCTGCAGGTATATATATTGTTGCTGTTGACCCTTGGGGTTTGATGCCTCGCCTAATGGCTCAGATTCAGCAATCGGCGCGTGAAATGTATCCGAGTCGCTATGGTTCGAGTACTGGAGCGCAAACAGAGCGTGAGCCCATAGATGACAAGGCTCAAGAGACACAGGATACTATGCTGAGTGAAGCACAGGCATATCGCAATCTAACAAATATCTATACAACTATCGTGGCGCAACACGATGCACTTGAACAGATTATCAATGACTTTAATTCGTCATTTTTAGCTAGCAATCCAGATGCGCGAGCTGACGGCTCTGCAAGTGCCTATGCGGCACGCGATTTGTTGCAAGATTGCCTAAACAAGCTGGATACTATCCAGCTTGCTGACGGGTCGGGTTACGCCGATACGGTAGCGCATCTAAAAGAGCTTGCCTCATGGGTTCTTGAGCGCGTGGGAATGTATTGTGCTGCATGGGACATTTCTCGGTCTTATATAGGAAGCGATAAACCAGCGCAGCACCAAGATGAAATTCTTGCCCCTTTGCGCGAGCGTGCTGAACTAGATGCTCAGGCACGTGATAACTTTTTTGCTCATCAACACCAATATCAGCCAAAACCACCCGAGAACAAACGCTAA
- the acnA gene encoding aconitate hydratase AcnA: MPLSRFAEHHLSIGSDQYVIYTPHELPGARHIPVVLRVLAENVLRCVSDPERAQAMALAIVQAGLNKQAGSEIEFMPSRVLYQDFTGVPVFVDFAAMRDAAAERGGDPKRVNPRIPCTLVIDHSVTADVVSCSSAACENGRIEAERNAERFAFLKWSSQHFDQVTIVPPGVGICHQLNIERFCQIAMEGPSHTAGKALGFDTLVGTDSHTPTANGVGVLGWGVGGIEAEAAALGQAISMLVPQVIGVKLTGKLSGSASAMDVALTFAERLRARGVVGCFIECFGEGLATLSATQRATIANMTPEYGATATFFPADEAVLAQLELSGRTPEQIERTRAYLEAQELLNLSLTEDMYAEVIEIDLSEIRPVLAGPSRPHNRVDIANLKERFEGVAKEHGRTLGESFTVSFNETNYAITHGALAIAAITSCTTATDPAMMIAAGLCAQRACELGAQSVPWVKKVLAPGSHATTDLLARAGLLSSLEQLGFSICGYGCMSCIGNSGSIFESLRTHAQQCELASVLSGNRNFDGRINPDVAQNYLAAPSLVIAYSLAGTIAINLEEEPVCMGTNGPVYLSQLLPTDDEVISVLRDVLDRDLYEVAAHRAMEGDASWQALEVAAGDTFSWDAQSSYVRRPSYFEDATPQTEIQLHDARALVVLGDFVTTDHISPAGAISVDSPAAAYLSAQGIAPEHFNSYGSRRGNHEVMMRGTFANVRLENYLAKGKQGGYTYNHLRNEITSIFEAAEDLRHAGVAEIILAGKMYGSGSSRDWAAKGPALLGVKVVIAESFERIHRSNLIGMGILPLEFLPGDTVDTLGLTGHEFFSMEPLNLVDAAQQVVYVQMYARSSEGLLTQFTCRVRIDTPTEAQYLAAGGILPFVLDACMSSQVQ, from the coding sequence ATGCCACTGTCACGTTTTGCCGAACACCACTTGAGCATAGGCTCTGACCAGTATGTAATTTATACACCGCATGAACTACCAGGTGCCCGGCACATTCCTGTTGTGCTGAGAGTGCTTGCAGAAAATGTTTTGCGTTGCGTGAGTGACCCTGAGCGCGCACAGGCTATGGCTCTAGCTATTGTTCAAGCAGGGCTCAACAAGCAGGCAGGTTCTGAAATAGAATTTATGCCATCGCGTGTGTTATATCAGGATTTTACCGGTGTTCCGGTATTTGTTGATTTTGCTGCTATGCGTGATGCTGCGGCTGAGCGCGGCGGCGATCCAAAGCGGGTGAATCCGCGCATTCCCTGCACGCTTGTTATTGACCACTCGGTTACTGCCGATGTTGTTTCATGTTCTTCAGCCGCATGTGAGAATGGGCGCATAGAGGCTGAGCGCAATGCGGAGCGCTTTGCGTTTCTAAAGTGGAGTTCTCAGCATTTTGACCAAGTAACCATTGTTCCGCCTGGCGTTGGTATTTGCCACCAGCTCAATATTGAGCGTTTCTGCCAAATTGCTATGGAAGGGCCATCTCACACCGCCGGCAAGGCTCTTGGTTTTGATACCTTAGTTGGCACGGATTCGCATACGCCTACGGCAAATGGAGTGGGAGTATTAGGCTGGGGTGTTGGTGGTATTGAAGCTGAGGCAGCTGCTCTGGGGCAAGCTATTAGTATGTTGGTACCACAGGTAATCGGGGTCAAGCTGACAGGTAAGCTCTCCGGTAGCGCCTCTGCGATGGATGTTGCTCTAACCTTTGCAGAGCGTTTGCGTGCGCGTGGAGTTGTTGGTTGCTTTATTGAATGCTTTGGTGAGGGATTGGCAACACTCAGCGCAACTCAACGTGCAACTATTGCTAATATGACACCTGAATACGGGGCTACTGCAACCTTTTTCCCAGCTGATGAGGCAGTACTTGCTCAGCTTGAGCTCTCGGGCCGGACGCCAGAGCAAATCGAGCGCACGCGCGCCTATCTTGAGGCGCAAGAGCTTCTTAATCTCTCGCTCACTGAGGATATGTATGCTGAGGTTATAGAGATTGACCTGTCAGAAATTCGCCCAGTTTTAGCTGGTCCTTCGCGCCCGCATAATCGGGTTGATATAGCAAATCTCAAAGAACGTTTTGAGGGCGTTGCAAAAGAGCATGGACGCACACTTGGTGAGAGCTTTACGGTGAGCTTTAATGAAACAAACTATGCAATAACTCATGGTGCGCTTGCAATTGCTGCTATTACCAGCTGTACCACAGCTACCGATCCAGCCATGATGATAGCCGCTGGTCTATGTGCTCAGCGTGCTTGTGAGCTGGGAGCTCAGAGTGTGCCTTGGGTCAAGAAGGTGCTGGCTCCTGGCAGTCATGCAACTACTGATTTATTAGCTCGCGCTGGTTTATTAAGCTCTCTTGAGCAGCTTGGTTTTTCTATCTGTGGTTATGGGTGTATGTCATGCATTGGCAATTCGGGTTCAATTTTTGAGTCTTTGCGCACTCATGCGCAACAATGTGAGCTTGCCAGTGTTTTGTCAGGCAACCGCAATTTTGATGGTCGAATTAACCCTGATGTTGCACAAAACTATCTCGCGGCACCAAGTCTTGTGATTGCCTACTCGCTTGCGGGTACTATCGCTATCAATCTTGAAGAAGAACCGGTATGCATGGGCACGAACGGTCCGGTCTATCTCAGTCAGCTTTTGCCTACCGATGATGAGGTCATAAGTGTGCTTCGTGATGTGCTTGATAGGGACTTGTATGAAGTAGCAGCACATCGTGCAATGGAGGGTGATGCAAGCTGGCAGGCGCTTGAGGTTGCAGCGGGTGATACGTTTAGCTGGGACGCGCAATCAAGTTATGTGCGTCGTCCGTCATACTTTGAAGATGCCACTCCGCAAACAGAGATTCAACTACATGATGCACGTGCTCTGGTAGTTCTTGGAGACTTTGTCACCACTGACCACATTTCTCCGGCAGGTGCCATCTCTGTTGATTCGCCCGCCGCCGCCTATTTAAGCGCTCAAGGTATTGCACCTGAGCATTTCAATTCGTATGGTTCGCGCCGAGGCAATCATGAGGTTATGATGCGCGGCACCTTTGCGAATGTTCGACTTGAAAACTACCTTGCTAAGGGGAAGCAAGGCGGCTATACCTATAATCACCTTCGCAATGAGATTACTAGCATTTTTGAGGCTGCCGAGGATTTACGTCATGCAGGAGTTGCTGAGATTATTCTTGCGGGAAAGATGTACGGTTCGGGGTCATCGCGTGACTGGGCAGCAAAAGGCCCTGCTCTGCTAGGCGTTAAGGTGGTCATTGCTGAGAGTTTTGAGCGTATTCATCGTTCAAATCTTATAGGCATGGGTATTTTGCCGCTTGAATTTTTGCCGGGTGATACCGTAGATACGCTTGGTCTTACTGGTCATGAGTTTTTTTCTATGGAGCCACTTAATTTGGTAGATGCAGCTCAGCAAGTGGTCTATGTTCAAATGTATGCACGTTCATCTGAGGGCTTGCTTACACAGTTTACTTGTCGTGTTCGCATTGATACTCCAACAGAGGCACAATATCTTGCTGCGGGAGGAATCTTGCCCTTTGTACTTGATGCATGTATGAGCTCTCAAGTTCAGTAG
- a CDS encoding HAD-IC family P-type ATPase, which yields MTYSQNISDNVCSRASNKMLDTQTPLTGLSSSEVEERILAGQVNRRVELKTKSIKQLIIENLCTVFNLINLMLALLVISTGSWKNLTFLGVVILNTGIGMAQAIRSKRMVDRLTLLTTHQARVMRDGKEQRIDLEAIVRDDIIRLGRGDQIPADAVVVSGSCQVNEGLLTGESNLIEKTLGSPLMSGSFVDAGTVLAQVIHVGTDNYVAKINMEAKYVKQVNSEIMSTLQHIVRFAGALMLPIGIALFIASAHKLYVLSGGAVDSPSMLTWLLNQVQQGRVLDSAILSTVGALLGMIPQGLVLLTSSVLAIATVRLARRHVLAQQLYCIETLARVDVLCLDKTGTITSGAMHVEDIHLLEIHDAAGAQSPSLVYLSDLQQILTSLAHAHADDPNETGKALLAYARAHALVPWNAQQLIPFSSAKKWSGASFAEGCFVMGAAQFILDASSVNALAPQLEKLSAHARVLVLAEVDGFDAQGDIQGAARPLGFVSITDEIRASAPETIAYFIEQGVKLMVISGDDPRTVAHIAKHVGIPHADAWVDATTLQSDDDIREACAGKCIFGRVTPQQKRSLVSALKAAGHTVAMTGDGVNDVLALKEADCSIAMAAGSDAARNVAELVLVKNDFAAMPEVVAEGRRSINNLQRSAALFLTKTLFSAGLAALCIFLPPYPFNPLQMTLINLFCIGLPGFVLGLEPNHERVQGSFIVHVVRHAAPASLAVMVGACVAKAFTPLFGLSLLELSTASLIATALVGLCLIIRLAQPLTALRLVLIVVVVAGLLTGIIGLRDFYGIALLTPSTLAVTALASMGAVVSYLGARLLFARYGARIESWLMLQTRARSVTN from the coding sequence ATGACATATTCGCAGAACATTTCAGATAATGTGTGCTCACGTGCGTCAAATAAGATGTTGGATACCCAAACGCCGCTTACGGGTTTGAGCTCCTCTGAAGTTGAGGAGCGTATTTTAGCAGGTCAGGTTAACCGGCGCGTTGAGCTTAAAACTAAATCAATCAAGCAGCTTATTATCGAGAACCTTTGCACGGTTTTTAACCTCATTAATTTGATGCTTGCTTTGCTGGTTATAAGTACCGGTTCGTGGAAAAACCTGACTTTTTTAGGCGTTGTTATTCTTAATACGGGCATTGGAATGGCTCAGGCCATCCGCTCAAAACGTATGGTTGATCGATTAACGTTATTGACAACTCATCAAGCGCGGGTTATGCGTGATGGAAAAGAGCAGCGCATAGACCTTGAGGCTATTGTGCGTGATGACATAATTCGCCTTGGTAGAGGCGATCAAATTCCCGCTGATGCTGTTGTTGTATCGGGTAGCTGCCAGGTTAATGAGGGTTTATTAACCGGTGAAAGCAATCTCATTGAAAAAACACTGGGCTCGCCGCTCATGAGCGGTAGTTTTGTTGATGCAGGAACGGTGCTTGCTCAGGTAATACACGTAGGCACTGATAACTATGTTGCAAAAATCAACATGGAAGCTAAGTATGTAAAGCAGGTCAACTCCGAGATTATGAGCACCTTACAGCATATTGTTCGCTTTGCTGGCGCGCTCATGCTGCCTATTGGTATAGCGCTTTTTATTGCGAGTGCGCATAAGCTGTATGTACTGTCAGGCGGCGCTGTTGATAGCCCCAGCATGCTCACTTGGCTGCTTAATCAGGTTCAACAGGGACGGGTTTTAGATAGCGCCATTTTGTCAACCGTTGGCGCTTTGCTAGGTATGATTCCGCAAGGCCTCGTACTTCTTACCTCATCGGTTTTAGCAATTGCTACCGTGCGTCTAGCGCGTCGTCATGTATTGGCACAGCAGCTCTACTGTATTGAAACCTTAGCGCGTGTTGATGTTTTATGTTTGGATAAAACAGGTACCATTACCTCAGGCGCCATGCATGTTGAAGACATTCATTTGCTTGAAATCCACGATGCTGCAGGTGCGCAATCACCGTCGCTTGTTTATCTTTCAGACCTACAACAGATACTCACAAGCTTGGCGCACGCACATGCCGATGACCCCAACGAAACCGGCAAAGCGCTTCTGGCGTACGCTCGAGCGCATGCGCTGGTTCCATGGAACGCCCAGCAGCTTATTCCGTTTTCCTCGGCTAAAAAGTGGAGTGGCGCTTCGTTTGCTGAGGGTTGTTTTGTGATGGGCGCTGCTCAGTTTATACTTGATGCATCAAGTGTTAACGCACTTGCTCCTCAGCTTGAAAAGCTTTCGGCACATGCACGTGTTTTGGTGCTTGCTGAGGTTGATGGCTTTGATGCACAAGGTGATATTCAGGGTGCAGCGAGGCCTCTTGGCTTTGTCAGCATCACCGATGAAATTCGCGCTTCAGCGCCAGAAACCATTGCTTATTTTATTGAGCAAGGCGTGAAACTTATGGTTATCTCAGGTGATGATCCACGCACGGTGGCACATATTGCCAAGCATGTGGGCATTCCGCATGCTGATGCATGGGTAGATGCAACCACGCTTCAAAGCGATGATGATATACGGGAGGCCTGCGCCGGCAAATGCATTTTTGGACGGGTGACTCCACAGCAAAAGCGCTCCCTTGTATCGGCGCTTAAGGCAGCTGGGCATACTGTTGCCATGACTGGTGATGGGGTAAACGACGTGCTTGCCCTAAAAGAAGCGGATTGTTCAATTGCGATGGCGGCGGGCTCAGATGCTGCGCGCAATGTGGCAGAACTTGTGCTGGTTAAGAATGACTTTGCTGCCATGCCTGAGGTTGTAGCAGAGGGTCGCCGTTCAATCAATAATCTTCAGCGCTCAGCTGCGCTCTTTTTAACAAAGACACTCTTTTCTGCCGGGCTTGCGGCGCTGTGTATTTTCTTGCCTCCGTATCCGTTTAATCCGCTCCAGATGACCTTGATAAATTTGTTTTGCATTGGCTTGCCAGGATTTGTGCTTGGACTTGAGCCCAATCATGAGCGCGTGCAGGGTAGCTTTATCGTACATGTTGTGCGACACGCCGCTCCAGCCTCGCTTGCGGTTATGGTGGGAGCCTGTGTTGCAAAAGCTTTCACGCCACTGTTTGGTCTAAGCTTGTTAGAGCTCAGCACTGCCTCACTCATTGCAACTGCACTTGTTGGACTTTGTTTAATTATACGTTTGGCGCAACCCCTAACAGCTCTTCGCTTGGTACTTATCGTAGTTGTGGTAGCAGGTCTTTTAACGGGTATTATTGGCCTGCGCGATTTTTATGGCATAGCACTTCTTACGCCGTCTACGCTTGCGGTGACGGCTCTTGCATCAATGGGTGCGGTTGTAAGTTATCTGGGTGCGCGGCTACTCTTTGCGCGCTACGGTGCCCGCATTGAATCGTGGCTTATGCTGCAAACTCGTGCTCGTTCAGTTACAAATTAA
- the aroF gene encoding 3-deoxy-7-phosphoheptulonate synthase yields the protein MIAILKKSAPTQAVAHLRQWIEQKGLVTHYSEGENEIVIGLVGDTTKIDPFLLESMDIVERVQRVSEPFKQANRSFQPQDSVIDCGHGVFIGGGQFQVIAGPCSVEGDNLIQIARRVKAAGATMLRGGAYKPRTSPYAYQGMGEAGLKLLREAADELDMPIVTEIMDVRDIELFANYKIDVLQVGARNAQNFSLLKELGKTKTPVLLKRGLAGQIDELLMAAEYIMSEGNPHVILCERGIRTYETRTRNTFDVNAIPVVHHLSHLPIVADPSHATGYTRYVGPIALAAVAAGADGLEIEVHDCPSKAWSDGAQALTPDAFDKLMEQIRAIRAITHAQPAQIS from the coding sequence ATGATTGCCATCTTAAAAAAGTCAGCACCTACTCAGGCTGTTGCTCACTTACGCCAGTGGATTGAACAAAAAGGACTGGTTACACACTATAGTGAAGGCGAAAATGAGATTGTCATTGGTCTTGTTGGTGATACTACCAAAATAGACCCCTTCTTACTTGAATCAATGGACATTGTTGAGCGTGTTCAGCGCGTCTCTGAGCCTTTTAAGCAGGCAAATCGTAGCTTTCAGCCCCAAGATAGCGTTATTGACTGTGGGCACGGTGTTTTCATTGGCGGCGGGCAATTTCAAGTGATTGCAGGTCCTTGTTCAGTTGAAGGCGACAATCTCATACAGATTGCCCGTCGAGTAAAAGCAGCGGGTGCAACCATGTTGCGCGGTGGTGCGTACAAGCCACGTACCAGCCCTTACGCATATCAAGGCATGGGTGAGGCAGGGCTTAAGCTCTTGCGTGAGGCAGCCGATGAGCTTGATATGCCTATCGTTACCGAAATTATGGATGTTCGCGATATTGAGCTCTTTGCAAACTATAAAATTGACGTGCTGCAGGTAGGAGCACGCAATGCGCAAAACTTTTCACTTCTAAAAGAGCTTGGCAAAACCAAAACACCTGTGCTGCTTAAACGAGGCTTGGCGGGACAAATTGATGAGCTGTTAATGGCTGCCGAATACATTATGAGTGAAGGAAATCCTCATGTTATCTTGTGTGAACGTGGTATTCGCACCTACGAAACACGTACTCGCAATACCTTTGATGTAAATGCCATACCGGTTGTGCATCACCTATCTCATCTACCGATTGTCGCTGACCCAAGTCATGCAACGGGTTACACGCGCTATGTTGGACCGATTGCCCTTGCAGCCGTAGCAGCAGGCGCAGATGGTCTTGAAATTGAAGTTCATGATTGCCCCAGCAAAGCTTGGTCTGATGGTGCTCAGGCGCTCACACCTGATGCTTTTGACAAACTCATGGAGCAGATTCGTGCTATCCGAGCAATCACGCATGCTCAACCGGCGCAGATAAGCTAA
- a CDS encoding prephenate dehydrogenase/arogenate dehydrogenase family protein: protein MQDIPHTTQLIIDSPSNTNAQAQQHKRVDTPVIGIVGLGLIGGSFARAYAAAGWTVYAEDPHHDTFAAASIETISGELSTNCIAQCDLIILATYPQACIDWLNTHAHDIGTHPVVIDAAGTKRELCTYAFELASRVGFSFCGAHPMAGKENSGFAHARADLFQGAPMVLVPPALPDIERLNLLDRIHQLLKPAGFAQFSVTTPEKHDRIIAFTSQLAHVVSNAYVKSPTAAHHHGFSAGSYKDLTRVAHLNPTMWSELMMTNRDDLLEELDVLIASLRAYRDALDSQDVSALYALLAEGDTRKRALDGSKTS from the coding sequence ATGCAAGACATTCCACATACAACACAGCTCATCATAGATTCTCCCAGCAATACTAACGCACAAGCGCAGCAGCACAAACGTGTTGATACACCGGTTATTGGTATTGTTGGTCTTGGTCTTATTGGGGGCAGTTTTGCAAGAGCTTATGCAGCTGCTGGCTGGACCGTGTATGCCGAAGACCCTCATCACGATACCTTTGCTGCTGCATCAATTGAAACGATTTCAGGAGAGCTGAGTACAAACTGCATTGCACAGTGCGATTTGATTATTCTTGCCACGTATCCGCAAGCCTGTATAGACTGGCTGAATACCCACGCTCACGACATAGGAACACACCCTGTTGTTATTGACGCTGCGGGCACTAAACGCGAGCTCTGTACCTATGCCTTTGAACTTGCCAGCCGCGTTGGGTTTAGCTTTTGTGGGGCGCATCCCATGGCAGGCAAAGAAAACTCTGGTTTTGCACACGCGCGCGCAGACTTATTTCAGGGTGCCCCTATGGTTTTAGTGCCTCCTGCTCTTCCTGATATTGAGCGGCTGAACCTGCTCGACCGTATTCATCAGCTACTCAAGCCGGCAGGCTTTGCACAGTTCTCAGTTACTACACCCGAGAAGCACGATCGCATAATTGCCTTTACCAGCCAACTTGCGCATGTAGTTTCAAATGCCTATGTAAAAAGTCCAACCGCAGCGCACCATCATGGCTTTTCAGCAGGTAGCTACAAAGACCTTACACGAGTAGCACATCTCAATCCTACTATGTGGTCTGAGCTTATGATGACAAACCGTGATGATCTTTTAGAAGAACTTGATGTTTTAATTGCCTCTTTACGTGCCTACCGAGATGCGCTCGACTCGCAAGATGTTTCTGCGCTTTATGCCCTGCTTGCTGAAGGTGACACGCGCAAACGCGCGCTAGATGGCTCTAAAACCAGCTGA
- the aroB gene encoding 3-dehydroquinate synthase — translation MQHISISAKSQSYDVVLGAQILSKLGTIAAPVVSGRRALIVSDNHVWPLYGETCTTSLEEAGFCVHSFVVHAGEESKRFSVLTDLLEYAASIPLTRDDVICALGGGVVGDLTGYAAASYMRGCAYIQIPTSLLAMVDSSVGGKTAVNLEHGKNLAGAFWQPRAVLASIDCLDTIDTSLLIDSLGEVIKYGVLADPELFCLLENMPPIQTPLDYARFENIIATCIAIKRDIVEADELEHGLRQTLNLGHTIGHAVEAATDFTLGHGSCVALGMCIVARASAAQGLCPHAVAQRIEAVCAQHGLPTATTLEPDMLAKLAASDKKRHDAHLNMIVIEEIGKVHIKAIALSELTSFIASGYTPYEYANTYSI, via the coding sequence ATGCAACATATTTCTATCTCAGCGAAAAGTCAAAGCTACGATGTCGTATTAGGTGCCCAAATTCTCTCAAAACTCGGAACAATAGCAGCGCCTGTTGTTTCAGGACGACGTGCCCTCATTGTCTCTGACAACCACGTCTGGCCGCTCTATGGTGAGACCTGTACCACATCACTTGAAGAGGCTGGGTTTTGCGTACATTCATTTGTGGTACATGCCGGAGAAGAGTCTAAGCGTTTTTCTGTTCTTACGGATTTACTTGAATATGCTGCCTCTATTCCCCTTACCCGCGATGATGTTATTTGTGCACTTGGCGGAGGTGTTGTTGGCGACCTTACCGGCTATGCAGCGGCAAGTTATATGCGAGGCTGCGCCTATATTCAAATTCCTACCTCACTGCTTGCCATGGTAGATTCATCAGTGGGCGGAAAAACCGCGGTAAACCTTGAACATGGTAAAAATCTTGCAGGGGCTTTTTGGCAACCACGTGCAGTACTTGCCAGTATTGATTGCTTGGACACCATCGATACAAGCCTTCTTATAGATAGTCTTGGTGAGGTCATAAAATACGGTGTTTTGGCCGACCCTGAGCTGTTTTGCCTACTAGAGAACATGCCTCCCATACAGACACCTCTTGACTACGCGCGGTTTGAAAACATTATCGCTACCTGTATTGCCATCAAGCGCGATATAGTTGAAGCTGATGAGCTTGAGCATGGTCTGCGACAAACACTCAACCTTGGTCACACTATTGGACACGCAGTTGAAGCTGCCACAGATTTTACACTCGGCCATGGAAGCTGTGTAGCACTGGGTATGTGCATTGTTGCTCGAGCCTCAGCAGCACAAGGTCTTTGCCCACATGCAGTGGCTCAACGTATTGAGGCCGTTTGTGCTCAGCATGGACTCCCAACCGCAACCACACTTGAGCCAGATATGCTTGCAAAACTTGCCGCTTCAGACAAAAAGCGACATGACGCTCACCTCAATATGATTGTGATTGAAGAGATTGGTAAGGTTCACATCAAAGCGATAGCCCTCAGCGAACTTACCAGCTTCATTGCATCAGGTTACACGCCCTATGAGTATGCAAACACGTACAGCATATAG